One Solanum lycopersicum chromosome 2, SLM_r2.1 genomic region harbors:
- the LOC101268836 gene encoding uncharacterized protein has translation MSTSCATVGTEWLNPVGTRLALPGRNNHFRGKCELSRRGFTFNGIVAAGASVMTTSVVAEPSKGLERLPFKPEGYNYWTWRGHKIHYVVEGEGFPVVLIHGFGASAFHWRYNIPELAKKYKVYALDLIGFGWSEKALIDYDAFIWKDQVVDFLKEIVKEPSVLVGNSLGGFTALIAAASLTDEVKGVTLLNSAGQFGDASSAAEGTEETALQKFILKPLKEIFQRVVLGLVFWQSKQPARIESVLKSVYINSSNVDDYLIDSITRPAADPNAGEVYYRLMTRFISNQRKYTLNSVLRQLSCPLLLLWGDLDPWVGPAKANQIKEFYPNTTIVNLKAGHCPHDEVPELVNEALLDWLSATITPASSLETVSET, from the exons ATGTCAACTTCTTGTGCCACGGTTGGAACTGAATGGTTGAATCCTGTAGGTACCAGATTAGCTTTGCCTGGAAGAAATAATCATTTCA GGGGAAAATGCGAATTGAGTAGAAGGGGTTTTACTTTTAATGGTATAGTTGCTGCTGGAGCTTCAGTTATGACCACTTCTGTAGTGGCTGAACCCTCTAAAG GTTTGGAGAGATTGCCATTTAAGCCAGAGGGGTATAACTATTGGACGTGGCGCGGCCATAAAATTCATTATGTAGTGGAAGGAGAAGGATTTCCAGTTGTTCTAATTCATGGATTTGGTGCTTCTGCCTTTCACTGGAG GTATAACATACCAGAACTGGCTAAAAAATACAAGGTTTATGCTCTAGATTTGATAGGATTTGGTTGGAGCGAGAAGGCACTAATAGACTATGATGCATTCATTTGGAAAGATCAGGTTGTCGACTTCTTGAAGGAAATTGTGAAAGAACCATCAGTTTTAGTGGGAAACAG TCTTGGAGGATTTACTGCTCTGATAGCAGCAGCGTCACTCACTGATGAAGTCAAGGGAGTTACACTGTTGAATAGCGCAGGACAATTTGGGGATGCCAGCAGTGCAGCTGAAGGAACTGAAGAAACAGCCTTACAGAAATTTATCCTAAAGCCACTAAAGGAAATCTTTCAACGTGTAGTCCTTGGATTAGTATTCTGGCAATCAAAGCAACCAGCTCGTATTGAATCTGTTCTGAAGAGT GTCTACATAAATTCTTCAAACGTGGACGATTATCTCATCGATTCAATTACCAGACCTGCAGCTGACCCAAATGCAGGGGAGGTTTATTACCG ATTGATGACACGATTCATTTCAAACCAGAGAAAGTATACACTTAACAGTGTGTTGAGACAACTTTCTTGCCCATTGTTGTTGCTGTGGGGTGACCTAGACCCTTGGGTTGGTCCTGCCAAAGCCAATCAGATTAAGGAGTTCTATCCAAACACAACCATTGTTAACCTGAAAGCAGGTCATTGTCCCCACGACGAAGTCCCAGAACTAGTGAATGAAGCTTTATTAGATTGGTTGTCAGCCACGATAACACCAGCGTCTTCTCTTGAAACAGTATCAGAAACTTAG